The genome window ATGTAGGGAGCCaaaggttatctacatatttacttGTGGAAGGTTGTGAAAGGGCAGCAGTAGTTGAAAAGGGAGAGAGACAAGGTTGCAACTGATCCcctatattattcagtctgtagatTGAGGAAGCAccaaaggaaaaatttgaaaaaggaatggaagttcaaggagaagaaataaagacttcgaCATTTGTCAACAATATTGTAATTttatcagggacagcaaaggatttTGAAGAACAGCTGAATGGGATGAATAGTGCCTCGAAAAAGTTTATAAcataaacaccaacaaaagtaaaagaatgctgatggaatgtagtcaaatgaaatcagtTGTTGCTgatggaattaaattagaaaatgagacactatgaGTAGTAGagaaggtttgctatttgggcagcaaaataactgatgatttccAGTCTTTCCGTTGTGCTTGTCAGTGTTTCTCCTACATCGTATCTGTCTAGAGGAAGAGGTATTGAATCTATGGGAAACGGGAATACGGATAACTGTATACACAACAACCTGTTCCCATAAATGTCTATACATACACATTTTTTAGCACAAAGAAAGATACAtgtgtacactgtacaaggtacaaaggctgacAGTCACATTAACATGGCGGCTCGtcagagcagttagagttcaaagatcatgctttaAAGTTCAAAGACAATGCTTTagagttcaaagatcatgctttacGTAGTGATGTGACCTGTCGACACCaaacagccctccccccccccccccccccccttcccgcagTACGGAGTAACGGAGTATGGCCTGAGGGGTGATCATGTGGGTGTCAGCATCAGATTGAGCAGTGTGAGGTAGCAGACGCATGACTGGAAGCTCCATCTCAGTCAGGGTGGCGTGCGGAGGCGCGGTGACAGGCTGCAGGACCACATTGTAATCAGACAGCCAGCGGGGGCGGGCGATGCGCCGGAGAGCCCGGGAGTAGAGGTGTGCGGAGGGGAGCGGCATGCGAGCGTGCCTGCCCCTAATGCAGATTGAGCCATCTAAGGAGATGAATGCACGAACTCTTGATGGATCACACTCTTGGGGGAGGGACAGGCTATGCACTATCTTGATATCTAGTTCCTCGCTGAGTGTCGAGTCTGCAGTGTCTGTAAGGAGCACGAGTACATGGTCGTTGAAAGCGGCAGTCGACATGGTTAGGTGGTACAGTGCAGCGCAAGCTGAAAGTCGGGGAGCAAGTCTCTCCAGTAGATGAAACATCATCAAAACCTGCACATGGGGTTGATGACGACATGTTTGGGAAACCTGCAAACTGTGGTGACGAATCATCAAAAGGAGAAGACACTACCATGGGATAAGCTAACTCATTATTGAGCTCGGCAATGGAAAATTCATCCGGATGATCTGCCTGGGATGGCAGAGGGGCATCAGAGTCCTCAAAAGCAGACTTGAGCCTGTGTAGCGAAACACTCCTGCGTgtgatctttggtgtgacgtcataagcgagtgactgcgtgtgagatcacTCTCtaagtttttacatatttttaggtttcagttaCATATtctaacggtttttgtgataatatttactatataagtgacttattagtggtttcttaattcacctctgcctttcttgtgttgtgacctgatatttgtgagtgtttcgtatcgagcaacatAACcttttacctgtgtttacattccgcgttgaccagttgcagctgtagcggcgcatcgaaagctaagtactaattaattgtttgtgtatagttgtttatttaggaactttagtagtcttcaaccggtgttttttgtgttttctggtgaaataatttcagaagaaccttttgggaactgttttcagcttcgttactgtgtcattagatgtttgattctctttctgtattagttttttgttatattcacatttgttgtttattaatactgttaataatagtagttacttcccttgtagagtaagtttgtgattattgtagtcaggtttttaacatattcttattgtagtagtggaacttagaaaaagtaaaagtttaccatgagtgagaagtgtgggctttgctgtAGGTtcatgagtagtggattgcggtgtgagacttgttcgaagtattttcactggggggaatgcagtggggaagccagtgggcattctggtgagatcctctcctggaactgcaggttatgtagcaagagtaagttgatagaggagcaggagcttaagatctgtgcccttcaggtgcagttgaaaaacgcacaggagaagctagataggatgaggagggagaagggtgttggggaatgggagctggctgttggtaagagatctgctaggagaagaagattttcagatagttttactactggtgtttacaatagatattaccaactgtcagagtctagtggagaggaatctctagtagctgtagatgtaggaagtatgcagcagacctcagtagttacggtggctagaacagttgcaaagtcgaagaggaagaagaaggttctgctgttaggtagttctcatggcagaggtgtaggccagcagttgcaggaagtgctggggagtgagtaccaggtcaccagcattgtgaagcctaatgcaggattggctcaggtgactgttaacataggagggttatgtagggattttactgaagaggatcaggtagtgattgtgggtggggctggtaatagtattgatagggatggggagtatgacatagatggtgacctggaaaagataaccACTCAGACTCGCAACACGAATGTggatttcgtggaactgtttcagcgtcacaatcggcctcatcttaatacagccgtcaggcataataacatgagacttgggggtgcgctgatgacagaaagcataggtcacatttcagtggtgtcggtggagtctatcagcaggacgggtttcaccagacatggcctgcacctcaacaggtatgggaagggaaggttagcaaagcttataggtgacagcataagtggggttggtgggatcactcatgggaaaatttctgcagtagtgggtgttagagctgcaccttttttagattgaagtcagctgataggtattcctgcttaagggaagtctctctaacaaaggaagcacttttgacaaagcttgggtatccgagtaatgagggaattagtatatttcatcaaaatatacaaggtattagagataaagttattgAATTgcgatgttgactctgaaattattggtatatctgaacacttcttaaataaggagataattcagaggcttcctttaccaggatacaggttggctggcagcttttcgaggagctctttgcggtgtgggggagtagccatgtatgtgaaaaatggtatccgatttgagtcaattgatgtttcaaagtactgcactgaaaaggtgtttgaatgttgtggaggtgtggttaaatttaatggagctaaacttctaactgttgttatttatagatccccagactccgatttcacaacatttgtgctaaagctagaggaggttcttggttcactttataggaaatacaagaagttagttgtatgtggtgacttcaatattaattgtataattgattgtgcaaggaagaggatgctggtagacctccttaattcatataatcttatgcaaaccgtattctttccaacgagagcacaagggaacagtagaacaaccatagacaacatttttgttcattcctcattactagaagggcattctgttagcgaaaaggtgaatggcctttcagatcatgatgcacaaattttaactctaaaagatttttgtgctgcaacacgtgttaaatatagtcatcagctgtttaggaaagctgatccagttgctgtagagacctttgtaaaccttgtcaaggaacaagagtggcaagatgtttatagtgctgatacagcagatgataaatataatgcttttctcaagacttttgtcatgctctttgaaagctgctttccattagaacgttcaaaacagggtactagcacaaacaggcagcctgggtggctgactagagggataagaatatcttgtagaacaaagtggcaattatatcaaagcgttagaaacagtcagaatctaaatgcagcagcccattacaaacagtattgtaaggtgcttaaaaatgttattaggaaggcaaaaagtatgtggtatgcagatagaatagctaagtctcagtataaaattaaaaccatatggtcagtcataaaaaaagtggctggtctgcagagacaggtcgaggatatagaatcagtgcgtagtgggaatatcCGTGTTACttataagtcgcatatatgtacagtatttaataatcactttctgaatataggaggtgagctaaatagaaacctagtcccaacagggaatcatgtagcgctcttagaaaaaagtgttccgagactgttacctgaaatgctcctccatgatactgacaagagggagattgagttaataattaaatcactaaagaccaagaactctcatggatatgatggagtatctagcagaatactgaagtattgttatatgtatgttagcccagtacttagccatatctgtaacttttcctttaggagtggtcggtttcctgactgattaaagtactcggtagtgaagccacttcataaaaaaggagacagagataatattgacaattatatacctatttctatgccatcggtgtttgctaaagttatcgagaaggttgtatatacaagattactggagcatttaaattcacataatttgctgtcaaatgttcagtttggttttagaaatggtttaaaaactgaaaatgctatattcacttttctctgtgaggttttggacggattaaacaaaaggttgcgaacgctaggtgttttctttgatttaacgaaggcttttgactgtgttgaccacaaaatattactgcagaagttggaccattatggagtaaggggagtagcttacaattggttcacctcttactttaagaacagaaagcagaaggtaattctccacaatattgagagtggtagtgatgttcagtcccaatggggcactgttaagtggagtgttccccaagggtcggtgctggagccactgctgtttcttatttatataaatgatatgccttctagtattacaggtgattcaaaaatatttctgtttgctgttgacaccagcttggtagtgaaggatcttgtgtgtaatattgaaacagtatcaaataatgtagttcatgaaataagttcgtggcttgtggaaaataatttgatgctaaatcacagtaagacacagtttttacagtttctaactcacaattcaacaagaacagatattttgatcagacagaatgggcatattataagcaagacggaacagttcaagttcctaagcgttcggatagatagtaagccgtTGTGGAaaacccatgtccaggatcttgttcagaaactaaatgctgctttaattaccattagaacagtatctgaaataagtgacacttcaacacgaaaagtagtctacttcgcatattttcatacgcttatgtcgtatggtattattttttggggtaattcttttgattcaaaaagggtatttttggctcaaaaacgggctgttcgagctatatgtggtgtaagttcgagaacctcttgtcgacccctattcaatagcctgggaattctgacattgccctcacagtatatattttctttaatgtcgtttgttgttagcaatattagcctattcccaagagttagcagctttactcagttaatactaggcggaaatccaatctgcatgtggaatgcacttccttgactcttgtgcataaaggagtgcagtattctgctgcatccattttcaataagctaccacaagaactcaaaaatcttagcagtagcccaaactcctttaagccgaaactgaagagtttcctcatggctcactccgtctattctgtcaaggagctcctggaagagctaaaaaattaagcaaattccagtgttacgttgttgattttctttatttaaacttacttgtcacctgaatatgtttttttatatttcattttatctgtttctaatttcGTGTTATaagttcatgtattgactcgttccatgaccatggggacttctccttaatttggtcccacggaacaataaataaataaataaacagtctgCGAGCAATCTTTAACCATAATGTCGAACATCGTCTCTCCCCTCTGGAGTAATTCGAAGGGGCCGAGGTATGGGGGTTGCAGGGGTTGTCTAACGGAATCGCCCCTGAGCATAGCGTGGGAGCATGTGTTGAGTGCGGTTGGCACGTAAGTGTCCAGCGGGGAATGACTGACAGGCTGGTGTAACCACTCGTGTCTAAAGTGGATGCGCATTCTACTAATAAAGTCTGGGGAGGTGGGGAAATCCTCTGGTGCTTGAGGCAGGATAAGTTCCCCAGGTAGAACCAGTTTCTCGCCAAAATCGAATTCAGAGATGGTTCCCTGTAAGTCAGGTTTAAAGGTCGAACGGAGACCTAGTAACACCCAAGGAAGCGCCTCAGACCAGAGGCAGTCATGCCAACAGAGTGCTGTTTTAAGGGTGCGGTGCCATTGTTCCACTAAACCGTCGCTTTGCAGGTGGCAGGCTGTTGTATGGGTTTTTTGATACCGCAAAGGTTAAACAGAATCGTGAAAAGTGCAGACTCTAACTGTCAACCCTGGCTGGTGCTGATGGTGGATAGGCAACCGAACCAAATGGTCCATGATGAGATGAATCCCTTGGCCACATtttctgctgtgatgttgggtAAAGGAACAGCTTCCACCCAACGAGACATATGGTCAATTGTGGAGAGGATATATCTGTGGCCCTCTGACAGTGGCAGAGGGCCGATAAGGTCAATATGTTCATGACGAAAACGTCCTTGCGGAATGTCAAATTTGCCAAGGCGTCGAAGGCGTGTCGGCGCAACATGGGAGGGAGCAACAGCTGCAGAGTGCTGGCAGAAGAGCCGCACTACACTTCGTCCGAAATGCTGGggaacttggctttggtaaacacAGGCGATGTTTGAGGATCCatgaggagagcttgagattcctcgtcAGAGTCCTGAAGAGCGGCGAGGTCGGATGAATCGACGATGCGTGAGACAGTATTGATCCGCAAAAAGAAATCAGCGGGGATGTTTTCCGTGCCTTTGATGTAGCGTACGTCTGTAGTAAATTCAGAGACCAGGTCGAAGTGGCGGAAAGGCCAAGGGGGTGAGTCCTCAGGAGGGTTGCAGAAGGCGTCTgccagtggtttgtggtcagtaaggatgaagaaagaacgGCCTTCGATGTCAGGGTGAAAGTGTGTGATGGCTTCATAGACCGCCAGAAGTTCTCTATCAAAAGCAGAATATTTCTTCTGTACTGTAgacagttttttagagaagaaatgaaggggtaAAACTGAGTCACATTTGCGTTGCTGTAATACTGCCCCGACCGCGATGTTGCTGGCAtccgtagtgatgaacaactcTGCAGACGGATCGGGGTGGGTGTGTACGACAGCGTGAGATTCAGTTCAGCGAACTGGcttaacactctctgtaccaggcctattttatgcacccgtccctagaaaccgggcaattttaccaatattaaaaaaattactgcatcaaatctactgtttggattgtggcaaatttggtaccatcttgaagctgcacatttctactttaattctgagtgaaagaaactactttacaatgcacagctttaaggtacagttatagaaatcacttagatgttttaagaatttagaaaaagtcatacgaataagggaatacaattgtgatttatttttaaccaaaattgtggcactacattacatgtttctgatagtatacagtattacatataaatttcacacagaatcatattgttttttagtgtggaaaattttaaagcaaggttccaggcagagtgcaacgccacactgttcacattcgtatcgtgtctctttgcgagaagccttgccactctgtttcttgctcctggaactgcacacgtgacacacacgagcagcatacttcttagtagttgcaggtatgtgctgcaaaaaatgtctctttgttagccgacctacagttccttcatttcttggaatgaattcaagtgtgtcgtcttcaacaagctgaactgcaagcactgttataaagtctgttattgtaattttcttcctgtgcactgcattgtacagccaaaatgcatttgatactcccataagcagcaaatggaaatataattttcgccaccatttcacagttctgtgctggaacggattgtactgcaggcgttggtctccaatatccactccaattttattgaggttgtaatcaagtacctgaagtggtttcaatactacagacccatttctcttagtatgcgtaccaaatgttgcttgatgccttgtagacaatgtatacacatctctcttatctttccacttcattgccaatacattatctttacgccgaaaagacatttcgccctttttcagcttagcagatactaaatctttaggcaatcctttcctggatttgttcacagtaccaacagctccagtgcctttctctgccagttgctgaaatagctctggactggaataaaatcgatctaaatacacagtgtggcctttgttcagcaagctgctgtcagacaacaatcgcaaaataaccgcagacgaagaattgtcaacaatatgcttaccagcataaacttcaaaatttacaacatagccactactggcttcagcaacagcatatactttcagtccatacttatgaggcttattttgcatgtaaacacggaaactcacacgacctcgaaatgggcaaattccttcatcaattgtcactttttctgagggacgatatgcctggatacatcgctccttcaaattattataatatggcaaaactttgtaaagtggatgaaatccatcttcgcctggttttttctgatttgaattgtcaacaagatgcaagcatgacagtatctgagtgaaacgcaaacggctcatgacatggggacaaaagttacaactaagaacaggattagtgctccaatggtccgcaatttttggctttttcgaaacacacatgtggaaaataatacccaagaaacgcctcatctcacttatagtcactggcttccacgaactcaaaactgaatggggcttcagattatttcctcttcttttcttctgtattgtctgtgatgcatacaaatttgtctgtctcttgagttcatttacgtcactgtcagtaaggaacactttactgcaatccagtacagaactcgactcatcaatatccactagtatctgcctgggtgtcgtgttgacaggcagaggtcggtaggtgtcaactgcagtccactcactgtctttcggatacggcacagctgctggatttgaagcaacaccttcaacatcattctcgtcttcatctgaagacaaactgtcatcaatctcgtcttctaaaaagaatatcacattatgtgtaactacatacatcgtttacacatgttcaacagatatgtgcgtactgcacaattacgtggaaaattcggaaatacgtaccttcaaacacaccattgcattcagaatcgtctgaatcactctctacattatccagagtgtcgctatgattgatcaaatccgcaatttctgcgtctgataaaccgcgccgaaacatgatgacaaacaactgaatgatatacagactgagaacgcaaagataagttttaacatgaattacagcgctgccgtgacatctatggacgcattttgttaataaacatctgaaaaacgtatagcgctggccaaacccgtagaaataacgttgcagtgttttgaatgaaattaaatgtagcggcccgtaaattttacgggcttggtgattttcgcgcgatcccaggcccgtaaattttacgggcttggcgcttagagtgttaagGCTCAAAGTCTGTTTGCCGGACAGCGAGACCGTCAGTGGGGCCTGCACGGTGACGGCAGAAGGTAGATGTCGGCGGTAGTAATTTATAGTACCCAGGAAATGTCAGAGTTCTTTGTACACAGCCAGGGCTGGCAATGACGTGATAGCCTGCACgtgggatttgggaggctgtacTCTGTCTCCGGAGACAGTGTAACCCAAAAATGTCACAGAACACTGGCGCAATTGGAATTTATCTGTGTTGACCTCGACACTGTTGGAGTCAAGGTCTGGAGGATCTGGGATAAATGGTCTTCGTGGTCCTCAGTCGATTGGCTGAAAATGAGAATGTCATCCAGGTATACAAAGCAGAACTCGAACTGTCGTAAGATTGAGTCAATCGTTGCCACGTTTGTGCCACATTCTTTAAGGTAAATGGCATGAAGTTGCATTGGAACAAACTGAGCGGCGTGGTGatagcagtctttggaatgtctttcGGCGCTACGGGAATCTGCTGATAGGCACAGTtacagtcaatcacactgaagattgtggcgcTCGATAACATATGGGAGAAATCGTTTATGTTCAGCATTGGGTAATTGTCCACGATGGTACGAGTGGTTAAGCAcctgtaatcaccacacattcaAAAAGAACTGTCGTGTTATGGGACAAGGTGAATCGGTGAAGACCACTTGCTGTCGGATGGCTGTAGAATGCCTGCCTCCagaagttcgttaatttgctgGCGGGCCGCACGCAACTTAATAGAGTTGAGGcgtctaaccttgtgcctaataggacGGTTCGCAatggtaattatcttgtgtgtcgTTCCGTCAGTGACGGaagagactgagaactgcacacgagTCTGAGTAACGTCCTGACGTGAAGTTTTGGTACGAGTGGGGCGCGATGAGACGTAGCCGTTAGcgcgagtgggaaaaggcagcacgaaagtcacatgcctattacgTGAGCGCGGCGTGCGTTTGTTTGGAGAGGTCGGCTGTGTGCAGCACAGACCAGATCGGGGTGCACAGTGACAGTCTGTTGTTAGCTTTGCCTTGAGTAACTGGTGCGGGTGAGAGAGGCATTGGCCTTGTGCGGGGAACAGTGATGGCCGCTGAATCGCGTACTTGGCATGTGAGAGAGGGGGTTTGTTTACCAAATGTGGGGTGGCTGCCTGCACGGTGGGCATGTTCGCATCACAAGCGCAACTGTCATTAGAaccactgtttgaaacacatggcactgcACGTAGCGGGCGTGTGGCGGGTGCAGAGATCACTGAATGCAAAACGTCACATGCAATGAAGgtttttgaactaacctgatgagtgtccATGCTGGTGTCTGTCTGCTGATGAACGTCAATCAGGTGAAGGAACTGTGGAGTGCAGTTGTAGCAGCGAGGTATGGGCCTCGGTGAGCTCGTCGAAAGTGTGTGCAATCCAGTGTTTCAACTCGTCGTTTTGCCGACGGAGTTGTGTCACTGCGTCATACTCTGACAGTAGATTAGTGATGCAGGTCATAATTTTGTCAGTGAGGCTAGGATATTCGCGAACCATATCACATGTCGCGACGGGAATGGAACAACAAGCATAAGTGCCTGAGCACAGCATCTGAGTGTCAGAATGGTGGTGTAGCACTGAACCTTGGACTATGTTCGGGCAGAGTTTGTAACGGGACACGAAGTCCATACCGAGAATTGGTTCGTCAATGTCGGCGATGTAAAAATTCCATGGGAAATGTAGAGAAGGAGATAGATGCACCATAACTTTAGCAGAGCCAACAGTTTGTAATGCTGATGTGTTGACAGCATGTAGAAGCGACTCTGTCGGTGAAAAAACGGGAGGAGCCAATGATGTAGGTATGAAAGACATGTCAGCACCTGTGTCGACTATGAAAACAAGCCACGACAAAATGTCGGTCATGTATA of Schistocerca serialis cubense isolate TAMUIC-IGC-003099 chromosome 2, iqSchSeri2.2, whole genome shotgun sequence contains these proteins:
- the LOC126456456 gene encoding piggyBac transposable element-derived protein 4-like gives rise to the protein MTDILSWLVFIVDTGADMSFIPTSLAPPVFSPTESLLHAVNTSALQTVGSAKVMLFVIMFRRGLSDAEIADLINHSDTLDNVESDSDDSECNGVFEEDEIDDSLSSDEDENDVEGVASNPAAVPYPKDSEWTAVDTYRPLPVNTTPRQILVDIDESSSVLDCSKVFLTDSDVNELKRQTNLYASQTIQKKRRGNNLKPHSVLSSWKPVTISEMRRFLGIIFHMCVSKKPKIADHWSTNPVLSCNFCPHVMSRLRFTQILSCLHLVDNSNQKKPGEDGFHPLYKVLPYYNNLKERCIQAYRPSEKVTIDEGICPFRGRVSFRVYMQNKPHKYGLKVYAVAEASSGYVVNFEVYAGKHIVDNSSSAVILRLLSDSSLLNKGHTVYLDRFYSSPELFQQLAEKGTGAVGTVNKSRKGLPKDLVSAKLKKGEMSFRRKDNVLAMKWKDKRDVYTLSTRHQATFGTHTKRNGSVVLKPLQVLDYNLNKIGVDIGDQRLQYNPFQHRTVKWWRKLYFHLLLMGVSNAFWLYNAVHRKKITITDFITVLAVQLVEDDTLEFIPRNEGTVGRLTKRHFLQHIPATTKKYAARVCHVCSSRSKKQSGKASRKETRYECEQCGVALCLEPCFKIFHTKKQYDSV